In Lytechinus variegatus isolate NC3 chromosome 13, Lvar_3.0, whole genome shotgun sequence, the DNA window ATAAGCATcagtttatcattattactattatcaaaaCACTGATCTTGGcgataataataaaatcttaCCTGTGAATTTTTGTTCCTACCAGCCAAGGTAAAGGGCACGGTCGTTACATTGGAGCCTTTTATCACATCACTCCAATAAGCAGACACTGATATGTTCTGTGAATACACAGGGACAAAGTTCTTATTTTCCAATGAGAATTCCATCTGTTGATAAAAATCAAAGGAATTatagaaatatatcattatgttaatatttaatcatgattatatggaTAGCTACTAAACTGATTGTCCCTGTTCATTGGTGTAGGAACATTTATTAGCTAAAGATAAAAGAAAGTAAATGCggcaaacaattattttatgagaAAGCTTTTAAAATCATGGTAAATTACCATAATATTATCATAGAATTGGTACATTGAAATCAACTCAGatttgtaaaaatatgaaatcttagctgaaaactgATAGTTCTGATGATAATTGGCACAAAAAGGCAtatatgggacagtgtattaatatcaTACTAAGATCGCAACAGTAAAATGGTAGAAATAGAAGTAGGAGAAAGAGAATGGAAATTATGAGacagaagaggagaagaagaaaataagaataacaaagagcaggagaagaataagaagatggaaaagatgaagaaaatattacttctactacttctaccactacatgtaccaccaccaccaccaccaccactactactactccttttttcttgtatagtacatgtatgtaccgtaagtaacggtgtattaaccgcacctttttctcggcggggtagaagcaaaagtcgggggtgcggtttatacacggtgacgggtctgagccagcccgccgtaacccctcccgtacatgtacgatgtctgccagttaacaacacatcgagtggccgggcgtagccgcccaggcaatgtcgtttagaggggtatgagccgcgggtaatgggaagcgattattgcaatattactTAAATggtgtccataacaaacgcactcactttcatgacactaattttgactttattctcgattcaaagtagtgaagttccctgactaatttaaaagagacgccaagcatactcggtaatattttgtcaccgctgagcgagagttgagtgagcttagagattggtAAGCAATGAATTCCAATGACCggagttagaaatgaatattcattatgaatgacgTAGTATTCTGTAGCGCGCGTAATTTGATAGCGTTGTACGTAGAGCTAGAGAGACGTGTTATGTGGTGCCAAAGAGAACTCGATCGTTTGGAGAACGGTGTAGAGAACTTATGTTGGTTACCAGACTTCAAAAGGGATTGCTGCAGCAGGCACTGTAAATTTACTGGTTGCAACATCTTGCCAGTATATCCTTGGACCACCTGTAAACCCACAACATTGTCACTGGTAATGTTAAcaatatcaaattaataacTTGATTTGTCCAGAAAATATGTCAGTAAATGGTAAAGATTTGGCCAAAACAGATGTTATAGCAACACATAACTTACAAGTTTGTGTTGATGATTAATTTACAATAGGGTTTAACTCTTTTACTCTGTAAAGCCGCTCACAGTGGCTCGCAAAAACTTGCACGATTTGCAAGAATTTCcactttgttttttcaaataGCTATATCAGTTGAAATTTTGCCTTCATGCAGTTGATACAAAGAGACATCTAGCATCATCTATAATAGAAAAAAGAATGATCCTTAAACACTACACATATCATAAGCTACACCCGGTATCATACAGTGAAGGGCGAGGCGGTAtaaacttttccctttttctttcttttatatatactaGTACCCTTTTCTTCTGCTTGCCCtatttgttccatctatctttatttcctctttctttcctagactttttcttttctctctctctgttcatttttctttctttccttctttctcttactttccttctttatcaaatatccttttttatttccttctttctttccttataattaccttggcttccttctctcttcgtctcctgtttttttttgttctttctctcctcccattattttctcttttttgcgttctctcctcccttccgctctttcttcctttctttattttttcccttattctttctttcttttgtttatttcccttccttcctccagttttcttctttctttcaaagaatgaaggaaacatgtttatttccttcattatttctttcctcctttttcttacctttcccccctttaattctctcctttattttgtctttcagacatttattcaccttcccttcctttcttttttttttctttctttctttctataataatttcaaagaatgacggaaaccttatattttatctcttttaatattttttcatccttcttttattctaactttctgttatttttttcttttttcctttattttctttccttctcaatcatctcttttctttctcctttattCCTTCTTCGCTTCTTATCTTCGTTTGATAaatgtcccgtatttcattttgtgaaatctggtcaccctggtaggcctatattgtaCCATGTATCATACCTTTATCTCCTGTTCCTGGCCCTTCTTTGGCAGCTGGCGAATGGCAAgccgtattgatatatattgtgattttgtgatatcacgaattcgaattactgatatcactaattcgaattactgatatcactaattcgatttagtgatatcactaattcgatttagtgatatcaccaaattgaattagtgatatcactaattcccttatgtttttcacacaaatcccttttttgatatcaagaaatagaatttgtgatatcactaaatcgaattagtgatatcactaaatcgaattagtgatatcagtaatatGAGTGATATTAGTAATTcaaattcgtgatatcacaatATCAATACGGCTTGCCATACGGGCGTGCATCTCGTCTGCTGGATTGTAAACGAGGAAAATGTTGACACCTCATGATGCCTTATCATTTCCTCCGCCGCTTCTTTCGTAAAAACATAGCCGAAATTTGGTCCAAcctttacatcaaattttggcaatCCTAAATGGACTTGTGCAGCCATCACGTGGCATCGATAAGGCTAAAGTACTGGTAACCTAATACTGTAGTTTGTACGTCTCTAACATACAACGCTATTGTTAGTTAGCTGCACAACGCTATTAAATTACGCGCGCTACAGAATAcgtcattcataatgaatattcatttctaattcCGGTCATTGGAATTCATTGCTTaccttagagattgcgttgtaatgtggttacagtgcgacttaagctggcgctattcaaagtcccgtttcgcgccagcttgtttttttctttcctgtttgcttttcataagataccatgtcaaccacgcacgagagagacggcacgaagcctaaaaacaattggaaaaaatgtcaatttctttgtttcttaaaccttcctataatcccgtatccaaaattcatgctaagacatcaaatttctgaaagtgattttgagattgtgatgcaagaaatgtgaatgtttcttcctcctacgctgggaaagacagatcataatttgataagatgtactggcatgacttgtactgtatcgtagtttgcaatgtaatggcagtgctgtgtgtgtagactgtgactgtgaggtgagcgagtgtgtaagttgccaatattggcgggaccgttctttctttctaacatttgtagatgaattgatcaagaacagcatatttctgcataccggtaatctctttggatactttaaaatcttaaaagcttagattttgtttctccgtacctcaaatatgcatgtaaatgtgagaagattttttttttttttttttttttttttagtccaaagttgggggtgcggttaatacaccgttacttacggtatacAAGTATGTATGTACACCAtatgatgaattaaaaaaaaatagtcaccTGAATTAGAAGCCTCATATTTGATATTGACTCATTTATATGAATATCCACTGTTTCCACCTCATCTACTGACAAGATAACTTCTTTTGGAATCAGGAAACCGCACAGAACTCCAGCTATTATTGCACAAACTAATATTGATAGGATAACATAGCACCACCTGTAAGATTAAAAACAAGAGTAAacacaaattatatttataGAGACATGACATTTTAGTAATTTCCTCGTGTGGGAAAAGAAGGATGTTCTATTAtgaatttatcaacattttgtttacaaaaaagATATACTTCATTTTGTGGGTATTATAAACTTACAATTATGTTCAAGTCTAAAAGTCTTGTACTCGCTTTAGTATTCTTTGATTAAATAATTTTGCTATTTCATCTATGATAATTTACAGTATGTTTCTGTCGGtatcattcatttatcaataaactgaatagaaagagaaatgaACATGAATTCTCAGAGCAGTGTAtgcagggttcccacagaaatgaattttccatgactaaattgcggTTTTTCATGACTTCCTGTGACGTCCCGGGAGTTATGTAGAATTcgggatgtcacaaaactggaATAAAcggaaatcatgaacaccaattataatagcagaCTATGATCACGGTATGACAGTTGTGAGACAcaacaaactggaaagctgccatagccatggcgtaatttccttcagcaagaaatttatccacattgtgctgcactagacccaggtgaggtgaatgggtacccggcaggattaattccttgaatgcatgagcgctgagaggcagctcgagctaaagccggggtaataataataacaacgcgcctcggaatagaatatttctagatagatggcgctatataaatgcctattattattattatagccAAGCAGTACATGCAATTCCaagacttttcacaaattttccaaattccctgactttccatgaccacaaatttttttatgattttctatGACTGTGGTAACCCTGTGTATGCATTCTCAGCTAGGATATTCATTGGTCTATAAAATCTGAAGTTCTGAACAGAGATTTCTTTGTACAAAGATAGATTTGTGCTGTTGTTGTAGAATCATTTTAAAGTGACTTTCACAGGTAATTTGATCACACGGTGAATAGTCTGTACTACCGGTGCAGTGTGATTTTTATGCTATTCTCTGATTTGTGTGCTATTATCGTTTCGGGTCAAGGCCAAAAGGAAATTCACTCAAACATCccacaaattatttttaaattccaCTGCATGCTAGAGTGAATTTCCTCTGTATGTATACATAAATATCTTGATTTGTCCAAgctataattctttttttttaaatcttgtaaACCCTCAGATAGTCTTGTgggaaaattatcaaaataaggTATATGAACTGTTTTCCTTGTTCTTTTCCATTTATATTAAGAGGTGATTCAAACGCATGAAAGAAAACTTACATCACTTTCTGAAACTGATACATTTACAAATATCACAATTAATACCCTGGTAATCATCATtatccaccaccaccaccacccatcatcgtcatcattatcatcatcatcatcatcaccaccaccaccaccaccaccaccaccatcatcatcatcatcatcaccaccaccaccaccaccatcatcatcatcaccaccactacaaccaccaccaccaccaccatcatcatcatcattatcatcatcatcatcatcatcatcaccaccaccaccaccaccatcatcatcatcatcaccaccaccaccaccatcatcatcatcaccaccaccatcatcatcatcaccaccaccaccaccatcatcatcatcaccaccaccaccaccaccaccaccatcatcatcatcatcatcatcatcatcatcatcatcatcatcatcatcatcatcatcatcaccaccaccaccaccatcatcatcatttcatcaaaTAGATTGGATTGAATCATAGGTCAATGAATTCAGCTTTGAAGATTGGTCTGTTTGCAGAGTATCATCTCTACTTGaacacaaacaaataaaaataaagcatAACAATAACTTCATATTTACGTTCTTCTTGGTTTCAATCTTTCATCATTGTATGGAATCAACGCTACCAGATCATCTTCTCTACCTgcataaaaataatacatgtgcAATACATGTTAAAAAGCCCAAGAGCTGCTTTATGGTGGCATCCAATAACTGGTACATGATTCAGTACACATCAATTActttggaaaagaaaatgaatacagTAACATGCTATAAATAAATCCTACTTAAATCCTACTTCAAGAGTACAATATTATTAAAGAGGTTTGGAACTTAtgattatataaaacaaaaaactattTAATTATCAGGAATATGAAAACCAATACTGTAGGTTCAGAATGcagtttaaacaagtttgagaTATCCAGTTCCTGATGTTTTAACATATTCTGATTGGTAGGACATcttagaaaaaaatttgaaaaaaaattctgacatgAATCAACCAAACTGGAAACAAAACTTTACCTCTTGGGATCTTTCCTAAACCATTACAGGTCGGGCACGTGAATCCACTGGAGAGTTCCTCATAGGTGAAATGACCGTTGCTGTTGACATCGTCAGGGAGTGGCGTACTGGTGTCCGGGGAGGCAGGGTCTGCCATAGTTGCCTCCAGGGCACTGAGATCCTTGGAGCGGTTCCTCATGGTGGAAGGCTTGTTGTCTGTTACATTGTTCAGGAGTGGTTGCTTCTCAGACTCACTGTTGCTCATGGCTTTTCCAGTGGAACAACCATCATCCTTTTGGGGATAAAAAGCAATAAAAGAATTTTGTTGACTTATGCAGACATATGTATCAAACCATTAGAAGTCCTGCGGGACCCAAGTTTTATAACTGAAAATATAGATTAAATTTACCTGACATTTGTAAGAAAGAtcacttttctttcttcatctaCAGTTCACCAGCTGAGTATTGTACTTTATTTGGCAGATTTGATATACAGGAATGTATGGTTCAGAGTGCTGATCCTTTCACATAGTAATAAAGTGAGgttgaaaacaaaatctcatACATGTTAATTCAGAATAAAATTCACCGAATTCCAACAAGAGCTTCAGAATAGAATTAAGATACTCTACATTACGAACATTGGTTGAGAAGTCAAATCTACACTACTAGTTGGGCTTGCTGGTTCCTGTTCAGCAAATGAAGAGAGTAAACAGTCATAAAGATTGTAATCTTTACACTAATCATGAATGTACTAAGTCTATGGGGTATGTGCTGCATGAAACCAATTTCTGATCAATTGCAAAAACTTCAATTGTAAATCTGTAACTGATGataaatcaattgtaaaattacaGCAAATCAATTTATAAATTCTACTGCAAGAAACAGCCAAACAGTCTCCAAAGATTTGCAATTGAAAACATGTTTCTTGTAATGAAGCCCCCCCTTCCTTGGGGAATTCCATAACTTTGCaagtctacatgtatttgatggTAAGAATGACtgcaataagccagttcataattcctttctgcgcatgatcaaaagattctgcgcatgatcaaaggaaggtcatttgtactaaagtgacatggtggtttaaaatctaatgagataagcaccaactttgatgtcttgattattcatatattcttttgaatagtggtatTCGTTTATGTACatccaaaaaacaacaatgcgtccacgaacaaCTGGTATTTCActatttgccaagtacattgtgcaacatgctatgatatgcattcaaagtaggaatgcaacaaataccttcataaagtgttcattggtgtgggtgtgctattctagtcacggggcggggggggggggggggcgtttcatcaacatttttgtccgacaagttgtcagatctgacaactttccttgattatgattggctgagagtcactgttactatagtaactgtcggataaaatgggacttgtcggataaaacgtccgacaagtcctttcatgaaacgctccccaggtctattcaatttcttcatcctgctatgtaaggcaagcttacgtaatatcatGTTTTGAAATCTGCCTACCGGTatcttaataaaagaaatgaaaggtcatttgactgaaattgtccatgaagtaactacgaactggtctatttaaCATGAATGATAAACATGCAGGCCTACTACATGTAAGATGTAGGCTTGATCAAGTCACtggttatacatgtagctacatgtacagtctGTAGAGCTTTGGTATTAACTACATGAGTCAATCTATATTAAGGCTAATACCTCAGTGAAGAAAATAGTACGCAAATATTCATCACATGTTGTGTATGAGCATGGATACAACCACAAATGAGTAACCAATTTTTACTactcttaaaggggaagctcACCCTGTGACTGGACCCTGACATCTAGTTGGTTAATTGTAATTAACAAAACAGATCAGAATTAAAGTGTAcattattatggaaaaaatcaAGTAAGAACGGTTACTAAAATGCAGTGTACATGTGATTAACTAAAACACTCCATCTGTGAATTTATGTTGGAAGCTTCTCCCtcatgatataaatatttattttttctgctcaCATTATggtggaatttctctttaatggtTAGTGCATGCATGAATGAGTCATATTACATGTAGAACAATCAACCAAACTCAAATATCTTCATGTGTGGTAAGACCAACCAAGAAAGCTTGAACGATAATGCCGGATAAGATAAAGTTCAAACAGATCTTTGTACAATGCACAAGGCAGACTAAActacatttgctctggcgacaattgctcgcTGCAAATTCCATACATTAATGGAATGGCCAACTACAACCATGGGCTTAACAATATACCCATCCTtaaagggaatgaaacctttggaacaaataggcttgtgtagaaacagaaaaatcaaagaaaaagaataaagaaagtttgagaaaaatcggacaaataatgagaaagttatgagcatttgaatattgcaatcactaatgctatggagatcctcctattggcaatgcgacaaggatgtgtgatgtcactgatgaacaactttctctttggtggactataaaataccctcaaaatgtctctttttgctttttcttatgatgatacaaactctttatccatgatgtattcttaaaaaatatgtattacatgccctcatgtagaaagaacacatgatctatgaatagatgtgataaaagaggcaattcaagtgaaatatatactaaagtaatggggagagttgttcacaagtgacatcacaaatctttgtcgcattttcaatttactatctccatagcattagtgattgcaatattcagatgctcataactttctcattatttgtctgatttttctcaaactttggtcgatctgtttctttgatttttctgttttcacacaagccatcttgttccaatggtttcattctcctttaatctaACATAAAACTCCATTGCAACCTTAACCCGACAgcttaaataaaataaagcccggagcaattgtctcCGGAGCAAATATTGTGTCACTATCTGCAAGAGCAATGGATTTTCCACATTATGCAGCACTTATTCATAAACCATAATGTAAAtccatacaataataataatattaataataactagaatttaattcgtcatgcggacgaattaggtggtctgtcatgatttgtaaTTCAGTGTctgctgatgtatgaaataaatcatttagatatcattgataatcttgatcgtagacatcctaagaataagttttgaccattactaaatgtgattattgatgtggtgatgacaatcgtcagacatacatcttcaaacagatacaagatagatgattatacctcacggatcaacacggcaatgccggcatgatcggggaggtccgggatagttttgccccagataactgtgaacacggcatcaacacggcagcttcacacggatctacacggatcatgccggcagagcacgtcgtcaacacggaccaatacgtcagcaacacggacctacacgtcagctacacggaccaccacgtcagcaacacggacctacacgtcagcaatacggacgaacacgtcaaatgcgttatccattgagctagcatattccccatagagattacacgtaagcaaatttgagaattacaattccaattttgcaagcgaaatacgggcatgatcccggcatctgatcaaaaaatggagggcatattttcgaaagcttagaatctcggctacaacatactaaaagctcagggaaaactgacaagaaacaatggagatatagctcacgaaatagaggaatgtcgaatctagttttgagaaaaggtcatgtcccatagagattacacgcaaaatacatgtgatatgaaaaaagtaattataatctgttttatcttgctaaattttaactttcataccttttaattatcataaaggatcatgtaagaggtggcaaaaagaaaaaaaaatgaaaaaaaatcatcttttctaccccaggaatcgaacctccgccctcgagaaagcaagtcaaatgcgttatccattgagccacgatattccccatagagattacacgtaagcaattttgagaattacaagtccaattttacaagtgaaatacgggcatgatcccggcatttgatcaaaaaatgaagggcacacttccgatagcccagaatctcagctacaacatgttaaaagctcaaggaaagctgacaagaaaaaatggagatatggctcacgaaatagaggaatgtcgaatctagttttgggaaaaagtcatgtcccatagagattacacgcaaaatgaggaaaaatgacatgcctcttttcatcgctgttttacgcaatgatgcgtttctcaaaacgaatattcatctgaactgaggagaaagagtacattctaatctacaacatatcgaaatctgggcgaaaaacgatctatattcgagaagttacaaccaaatttgcataaatttgatgacgtcatttttgaaaaaatgaaatttttagtttaggcgctattttgatgacgtcacgatataataaaaattgggggtcaatggactatatAAAGAGCTatagtgaattttcaataggcttgtttttgcccatatacggcctatagtgagagctcgcgcgcacacgtgctgcaaactttaatgggtgttaatttcgttatcaTTGGTCATAGAGAGCTAAAttgggtatcaaattgttcaaaattatattatctatgcaatgatgtaaaaaaaacggtgtttttgCACTGCGTTAAGgcattacgcgcggaaacgcgcgcgcgtacaaatttttgaaatgcttagatttgttagaatgacctgaaacgtactctcgtttggtaaaaaagtgattttgagcatttttaaattttgacgcgcgcatacgcgcgcgtcgtgaccttcaggtgacctttgatgacataacctgatgacccttgacctgaagtcgATATGAtgttaatttaattgatttttgataattgataatggagatatgattgataatgtgattttacaaaatggcgcctagatgacgtcatcatgacctgatgaccttgaaaagcttattctgacgtgtccatgacagatcccataaatgacatgaaattcaatgaaattgatcaagtccattttgaaataacttggcgacaaaaaaat includes these proteins:
- the LOC121426247 gene encoding transmembrane protein 106B-like, whose protein sequence is MLWTLIQDLGDFFLFTMSRRLEFVEKPFISFHHDQDDGCSTGKAMSNSESEKQPLLNNVTDNKPSTMRNRSKDLSALEATMADPASPDTSTPLPDDVNSNGHFTYEELSSGFTCPTCNGLGKIPRGREDDLVALIPYNDERLKPRRTWCYVILSILVCAIIAGVLCGFLIPKEVILSVDEVETVDIHINESISNMRLLIQMEFSLENKNFVPVYSQNISVSAYWSDVIKGSNVTTVPFTLAGRNKNSQMFANVTATFTEAFLVSYCSSDSPTHVIYMQFVATLQFKLLSQNQQATMTHYSPVKCASLDQMS